From the genome of Eucalyptus grandis isolate ANBG69807.140 chromosome 2, ASM1654582v1, whole genome shotgun sequence, one region includes:
- the LOC104434379 gene encoding uncharacterized protein LOC104434379, producing MVLMRIFHFNDPSPSPLLLSPPENKPCRRRSPEPLRPPPPPPPERPPPLALPRARPLPRHRRRRARRALDLYDSDDDLTLPVRDPAAAADDRIEDLLDVDFASDPDSGDRLRKIGGEGGCGVDLFVEDLQLAGGADSASEEVNGLDFGVIDANDDVCMDIVDVDLRIGLGLGVGGNEDVGFADEDCCEDEFFMETGASGFNSCEAGLTACEMEQCWSGVRDVEFDSDLELADALGVCGVSEDELSLDHVIDEDDYFCGVPLCWGDPLPVEADGGEVEDLDLEWEEVESCVDDREVLSLFVDALNDDGSISVSSTPIIADEGEEDASVEVVGDFGNLEWEVLLNSDNLVATAGLNHELETYFDDDDDYLYSAEYETMFGQFTENESSLVGGSPASEAVIRNLPKLALTQEDVDGKDGLCPVCKDEFSAGNIATQLPCSHKYHTNCILTWLHVKNTCPVCRHELPADGAES from the exons ATGGTGTTGATGCGAATTTTCCACTTCAATGAT CCCTCCCCCTCCCCACTCCTCCTTTCCCCGCCGGAAAATAAACCATGTCGGCGGCGGAGCCCCGAGCCCCTccggccgccgccaccgccgccgccggagcgGCCTCCGCCGCTCGCTCTCCCTCGAGCCCGGCCCCTCCCCCGCCATCGGCGCCGCCGCGCCCGCCGCGCCCTCGATCTCTACGATTCCGACGACGACCTGACGCTGCCCGTCCGCGatccggccgccgccgccgacgatcGGATCGAGGATCTCCTGGACGTCGACTTCGCTTCCGATCCCGACTCCGGCGATCGGCTCCGGAAgatcggcggcgagggcggTTGCGGCGTGGATCTGTTCGTCGAGGATCTGCAGCTCGCGGGCGGGGCGGATTCGGCGTCGGAGGAGGTAAACGGGTTGGATTTCGGGGTGATCGATGCGAATGACGACGTTTGTATGGATATTGTGGATGTAGATTTGCGGATCGGGTTAGGGCTTGGCGTGGGTGGGAACGAGGATGTTGGATTTGCGGACGAGGATTGTTGTGAAGATGAGTTTTTTATGGAGACCGGGGCTTCCGGGTTCAATTCCTGCGAAGCCGGGTTGACGGCTTGCGAAATGGAGCAGTGCTGGAGCGGTGTTCGTGATGTCGAGTTCGATTCCGATTTGGAGTTGGCGGATGCATTGGGCGTTTGTGGAGTTTCAGAGGATGAATTGAGTTTGGATCACGTGATTGATGAGGATGACTATTTCTGTGGCGTTCCTTTGTGTTGGGGTGATCCCCTTCCAGTGGAAGCCGATGGTGGGGAGGTCGAGGATCTCGATTTGGAGTGGGAGGAAGTCGAGAGTTGCGTCGATGATAGAGAGGTGTTGAGCTTGTTTGTTGATGCTCTCAATGATGATGGATCCATTTCTGTATCTTCTACACCTATTATTGCAGATGAAGGCGAAGAAGATGCGAGTGTTGAAGTGGTTGGAGATTTTGGGAACCTGGAATGGGAGGTTTTGTTGAATTCAGATAATTTAGTGGCAACGGCAGGATTGAATCATGAGCTGGAAACTTactttgatgatgatgatgattactTATATTCTGCAGAATACGAGACCATGTTTGGGCAGTTTACTGAGAATGAGAGTTCTTTAGTGGGAGGGTCCCCGGCTTCTGAAGCAGTGATCCGGAATCTACCGAAGTTGGCTTTGACTCAAGAGGATGTGGATGGAAAGGATGGGCTTTGTCCGGTCTGCAAGGATGAATTCTCGGCCGGGAACATTGCAACGCAGCTGCCTTGCAGCCACAAATACCACACCAATTGTATTTTGACGTGGCTGCACGTGAAGAATACATGTCCTGTGTGTCGTCATGAATTACCTGCTGATGGTGCAGAATCATGA
- the LOC104421123 gene encoding uncharacterized protein LOC104421123 encodes MVSGICSICFANWCVILRYMLIKACMCLTDCGNIFPAMEEKLVLDRAGVEVLVAGGSSSKVQEELHDHNPSTSEVVRDTDLGIEERKLKSRKFLGQRAAKDVVSSMQMNPESAASSSPSSTGKDQNASKLPQASSPEYMEDQNEGGKRGTARPIRVSFTRKMMVYSPDSRPVHCDSTRSSNCPSSREPYIDGSLQNLDTKKEITESAREIMALTNRDYHGSGRHPPPINNGHPLSQQHEP; translated from the exons ATGGTAAGTGGAATATGCTCCATATGCTTTGCGAATTGGTGTGTCATATTGCGGTATATGTTGATCAAAGCATGCATGTGCCTCACTGACTGTGGAAACATTTTCCCAGCCATGGAAGAAAAATTGGTTCTCGACAGAGCTGGAGTGGAGGTGTTAGTAGCTGGAGGCTCCTCATCGAAAGTTCAAGAG GAACTACATGACCACAATCCTTCTACTTCTGAAGTAGTGAGAGACACTGATCTAGGAATCGAGGAACGAAAGTTGAAGTCGAGAAAGTTCTTGGGACAAAGAGCAGCAAAAGACGTGGTTTCGAGTATGCAAATGAATCCTGAGAGTGcagcatcatcatcaccatcatcaacAG GAAAGGACCAAAATGCTTCAAAGTTGCCCCAAGCTAGCTCACCTGAGTACATGGAAGATcag AACGAAGGAGGCAAGAGAGGAACAGCAAGACCCATCAGAGTCTCCTTCACAAGGAAGATGATGGTGTATTCACCAGATTCAAGGCCTGTGCATTGCGATTCAACGAGAAGCTCGAACTGCCCGTCATCCCGAGAACCTTATATCGACGGCAGCCTCCAGAATcttgataccaaaaaggaaatcacAGAGTCTGCTCGTGAGATCATGGCCCTCACCAACAGAGACTACCACGGCAGCGGTCGGCACCCGCCTCCGATCAACAACGGACACCCCTTGTCTCAGCAACACGAGCCCTAG
- the LOC104421113 gene encoding LOW QUALITY PROTEIN: flavonol 3-O-glucosyltransferase UGT89B1 (The sequence of the model RefSeq protein was modified relative to this genomic sequence to represent the inferred CDS: inserted 1 base in 1 codon) — protein sequence MPPPRRRRRRHRRCPRLPHLLVYPFLSSGHIIPLLDLTDRLLRRGVRVTALVTPSNQHLLRPLLSDHPSLFHPLVVPAPDVPCITKNILIVKVHSMRHHHYPAVVEWFRSHPSPPVAILSDFFLGWTRDLASELGIPRVVFSPSAAFSVSIEFSQHQNLPKNGGDDENSTVTFADVPNSPTYHWWQLSYLFRTYKEGDAEMEFYRQGWLANAASWGVVFNSFTELETVYVDHMKKRFGPGRVWAVGPLLPPADDAASATSRGGSSSGPAQDVLRWLDGREERSVVYVCFGSRTVLTNDQMAALAAALEMSRVHFVWCFRETVDGKALDSHGLVPDGFEGRVAGRGLVIXGWAPQVAILRHRAVGGFLTHCGWNSVLEAIGAGVVMLTWPMGADQYTDAKLLVDQLGVAIRACEAPDDAVPDPARLARALADSLDGARPERGRMQRLSEAAADAVDGGSSAKDLDGFVQSLTELQCGRSDAAAVDGDR from the exons ATGcccccgccccgccgccgccgccgccgccaccgccgatgTCCCCGCCTCCCCCACCTGCTCGTCTATCCCTTCCTCTCCTCCGGCCATATCATCCCCCTCCTCGACCTCACCGACCGCCTCCTCCGCCGGGGCGTCCGCGTGACCGCCCTCGTCACCCCCTCGAACCAGCACCTCCTCCGCCCCCTCCTCTCCGACCACCCTTCCCTCTTCCACCCCCTGGTCGTCCCGGCCCCCGACGTCCCCTGCATCACCAAAAACATCCTTATCGTCAAGGTCCACTCCATGCGCCACCACCACTACCCGGCGGTCGTCGAGTGGTTCAGGTCCCacccctcgccgccggtcgccatTTTGTCCGACTTCTTTCTCGGGTGGACCCGAGACCTGGCCTCGGAGCTCGGAATTCCCCGCGTCGTGTTTTCCCCCTCCGCCGCCTTCTCCGTGTCCATCGAGTTCTCGCAGCATCAGAACCTACCCAAgaacggcggcgacgacgagaACTCCACGGTGACCTTCGCCGACGTGCCGAACTCGCCGACGTACCACTGGTGGCAGCTTTCATATCTATTCAGGACATACAAGGAAGGAGACGCCGAGATGGAGTTTTACAGGCAGGGCTGGCTGGCCAACGCGGCGAGCTGGGGCGTCGTCTTCAACTCGTTCACGGAGCTGGAGACAGTCTACGTCGACCACATGAAGAAGAGgttcgggccgggccgggtctGGGCGGTGGGCCCGCTCCTGCCGCCGGCGGACGACGCGGCGAGCGCCACCAGCCGGGGCGGGTCCAGCTCGGGCCCGGCCCAGGATGTGCTGAGGTGGCTCGACGGCAGGGAGGAGCGCTCCGTGGTGTACGTGTGCTTCGGGAGCCGCACGGTGCTGACGAACGACCAGATGGCGGCGCTGGCGGCGGCGCTGGAGATGAGCCGGGTCCACTTCGTGTGGTGCTTCCGGGAGACGGTGGACGGGAAGGCGCTGGACAGCCACGGCCTCGTGCCGGACGGGTTCGAGGGCCGCGTGGCGGGGCGGGGGCTGGTCA CGGGGTGGGCCCCGCAGGTGGCGATCCTGCGGCACCGCGCCGTCGGCGGGTTCCTGACGCACTGCGGCTGGAACTCGGTGCTCGAGGCGATCGGCGCCGGCGTGGTGATGCTGACGTGGCCGATGGGCGCCGACCAGTACACCGACGCGAAGCTGCTGGTGGACCAGCTGGGGGTGGCGATCCGGGCGTGCGAGGCGCCCGACGACGCGGTGCCCGACCCGGCCCGGCTGGCCCGGGCGCTGGCCGACTCGCTCGACGGGGCGCGGCCGGAGAGGGGCCGGATGCAGAGGCTgagcgaggcggcggcggacgcGGTCGACGGCGGAAGCTCGGCCAAGGACTTGGACGGATTCGTGCAGAGCCTGACGGAGCTTCAATGTGGAAGAAGCGACGCGGCGGCGGTTGACGGAGACCGTTGA
- the LOC108955039 gene encoding E3 ubiquitin-protein ligase Praja-2 → MLSYLPFAPHLPQCEVVLDKGTSSGRRHRRRGTAAARFPSSPAPPPPAAPPPRRALDLYDSDDDLTLPVRDPAAADDRIEDLLDVDFASDPDSGNRLRKLGGGGGCGVDLFVEDPQLAGGADSASEEVNGLDFGVIDANDNVCMDNVDVDLRIGLGLGAGGDEDVGFVDEDCCEDEFFMETGASGFDSCEAGLTVCEMEQCWSGVRDVEFDSDLELAEALGVCGGSEDELSLDHGIDEDDYFCGVPLCWGEPLPVEADGGEVKDLDLEWEEVESCVDDREVLSLFVDPLNDDGSISVSSTPIIADEGEEDASVEVVGDFGNLEWEVLLNSDNLVATAGLNHELETYFDDDDDYLYSAEYETMFGQFTENESSLVGGSPASEAVIRNLPKLALTQEDVDGKDGLCPVCKDEFSARDIATQLPCSHEYHTDCILMWLRVKNTCPVCRHELPADGAVS, encoded by the exons ATGCTGTCTTACCTCCCATTTGCTCCTCATTTGCCCCAATGTGAGGTTGTTCTTGACAagg GAACCTCCTccggccgccgccaccgccgccgcggGACCGCCGCCGCTCGCTTTCCCTCGAGCCCGGCCCCTCCCCCGCCAGCggcgccgccgccccgccgcgcGCTCGATCTCTACGATTCCGACGACGACCTGACGCTGCCCGTCCGCGATCCGGCCGCCGCCGACGATCGGATCGAGGATCTCCTGGACGTCGACTTCGCTTCCGATCCCGACTCCGGCAATCGGCTCCGGAAGCTCGGCGGCGGGGGCGGTTGCGGCGTGGATCTGTTCGTCGAGGATCCGCAGCTCGCGGGCGGGGCGGATTCGGCGTCGGAGGAGGTAAACGGGTTGGATTTTGGGGTGATCGATGCGAATGACAACGTTTGTATGGATAATGTGGATGTAGATTTGCGGATCGGGTTAGGGCTTGGCGCGGGTGGGGACGAGGATGTTGGATTTGTGGACGAGGATTGTTGTGAAGATGAGTTTTTTATGGAGACCGGGGCTTCCGGGTTCGATTCCTGCGAAGCCGGGTTGACGGTTTGCGAAATGGAGCAGTGCTGGAGCGGTGTTCGTGATGTCGAGTTCGATTCCGATTTGGAGTTGGCGGAAGCATTGGGGGTTTGTGGAGGTTCAGAGGATGAATTGAGTTTGGATCACGGGATTGATGAGGATGACTATTTCTGTGGCGTTCCTTTGTGTTGGGGTGAACCCCTTCCAGTGGAAGCCGATGGCGGGGAGGTCAAGGATCTCGATTTGGAGTGGGAGGAAGTTGAGAGTTGTGTCGATGATAGAGAGGTGTTGAGCTTATTTGTTGATCCTCTCAATGATGATGGATCCATTTCTGTATCTTCTACACCTATCATTGCAGATGAAGGTGAAGAAGACGCGAGTGTCGAAGTGGTTGGAGATTTTGGGAACTTGGAATGGGAGGTTTTGTTGAATTCAGATAATTTAGTGGCAACGGCAGGATTGAATCATGAGCTGGAAACTTactttgatgatgatgatgattactTATATTCTGCAGAATACGAGACCATGTTTGGTCAGTTTACTGAGAATGAGAGTTCTTTGGTGGGAGGGTCCCCGGCTTCTGAAGCAGTGATCCGGAATCTACCGAAGTTGGCTTTGACTCAAGAGGATGTGGATGGAAAGGATGGGCTTTGTCCGGTCTGCAAGGATGAATTTTCGGCCAGGGACATTGCAACGCAGCTGCCTTGCAGCCACGAATACCACACCGATTGTATTTTGATGTGGCTGCGCGTGAAGAATACATGTCCTGTGTGTCGTCATGAATTACCTGCTGATGGTGCAGTATCATGA